Proteins from a single region of Belliella baltica DSM 15883:
- the gyrB gene encoding DNA topoisomerase (ATP-hydrolyzing) subunit B: MSDSKQGNNKDYSAGNIQVLEGLEAVRKRPAMYIGDVGVKGLHHLIWEVVDNSIDEALAGHCDTIHVTVNEDNSITVEDNGRGIPTDYHEKEKKSALEVVMTVLHAGGKFDKDTYKVSGGLHGVGVSCVNALSTMMKATVHRNGKVFEQEYSIGVPQYPVREIGTTDKRGTTIHFKPDASIFAITEYKYETIANRLREMSFLNAGIRIYLKDMRELEDDGSPKSQEFFSEGGLVEFVQYLDETKEKIIESPIYIESEKNGVPVQVAMSYNSSYSENVVSYVNTINTYEGGSHVSGFRRALTRTLKSYADKSGMLDKLKLEVSGDDFREGLTAVISVKVAEPQFEGQTKTKLGNSDVVGAVDSSVSETLQIWLEEHPREAKIIVGKVVLAAQARHAARKAREMVQRKNVLGGGGLPGKLADCANSDPTVCELYLVEGDSAGGSAKQGRDRDFQAILPLKGKILNVEKAHEHKIYDNDEIKNILTALGVKFGTVNGDRELDLTNLRYHKIIIMTDADIDGSHIRTLILTLFFRYLRSLIENGYVYIAQPPLYLLKKGKDERYAYNEDDRKTITKDMVGDSGKEDSINLQRYKGLGEMNPEQLWTTTMDPNTRTLKQVTIDSAAEADHLFSMLMGDEVPPRRDFIEKNAKYAKIDT, translated from the coding sequence ATGAGCGATAGCAAACAAGGAAACAATAAGGATTATTCTGCGGGGAATATTCAGGTACTCGAAGGTTTAGAGGCAGTAAGGAAAAGACCAGCCATGTATATTGGCGACGTTGGAGTTAAGGGACTGCATCATTTGATTTGGGAAGTTGTAGATAATTCCATTGATGAAGCGTTAGCAGGGCATTGTGATACGATTCATGTCACTGTAAATGAGGATAATTCCATTACTGTAGAAGATAATGGAAGAGGTATTCCGACTGATTATCACGAGAAAGAAAAGAAATCAGCTCTAGAAGTTGTTATGACTGTACTCCACGCTGGTGGAAAGTTCGATAAAGATACCTATAAAGTATCGGGTGGACTTCACGGTGTAGGAGTTTCTTGTGTGAATGCTTTGTCAACTATGATGAAGGCAACTGTTCATAGAAATGGGAAGGTTTTTGAACAAGAATATTCCATTGGGGTTCCACAATATCCTGTTAGAGAAATTGGCACTACGGATAAAAGGGGTACTACAATTCATTTTAAGCCAGATGCTAGCATATTTGCAATAACCGAATACAAGTACGAAACAATAGCAAATAGACTGAGAGAGATGTCATTCCTAAATGCTGGAATTAGAATCTACTTGAAAGACATGAGAGAATTGGAAGATGATGGTTCTCCAAAATCTCAAGAATTTTTCTCTGAAGGTGGCTTGGTTGAATTCGTTCAGTACCTAGATGAGACAAAAGAAAAGATCATCGAAAGCCCAATTTATATTGAATCTGAGAAAAATGGTGTGCCAGTTCAGGTGGCCATGAGCTACAACTCTTCTTATTCTGAGAATGTAGTTTCTTATGTAAATACCATTAACACCTACGAAGGTGGTTCCCATGTCTCTGGTTTTAGAAGAGCTTTGACAAGAACATTAAAAAGCTACGCTGATAAATCCGGAATGTTGGATAAGCTAAAACTTGAAGTTTCAGGCGATGACTTTAGAGAAGGGTTGACTGCTGTGATTTCAGTGAAAGTAGCTGAACCACAGTTTGAAGGACAAACTAAAACCAAACTGGGTAACTCTGATGTTGTTGGGGCAGTAGATAGCTCTGTTTCTGAGACTTTACAGATTTGGTTGGAAGAGCATCCACGTGAAGCAAAAATTATTGTTGGAAAGGTTGTTTTAGCTGCTCAAGCAAGGCATGCTGCAAGAAAAGCAAGAGAGATGGTTCAAAGAAAGAACGTACTCGGTGGTGGAGGTCTTCCAGGGAAACTGGCAGATTGTGCCAATTCAGATCCAACAGTTTGTGAGCTTTATCTTGTCGAAGGAGACTCAGCAGGTGGTTCTGCCAAGCAGGGAAGAGACAGAGATTTTCAAGCAATTCTTCCGTTGAAAGGAAAAATCTTGAATGTAGAGAAAGCGCACGAACATAAAATTTACGATAACGACGAAATCAAAAATATCCTTACTGCACTAGGAGTAAAGTTTGGAACTGTCAATGGTGATAGAGAATTGGATTTGACTAATTTAAGATATCATAAGATCATCATCATGACGGATGCGGATATAGATGGTTCTCACATCAGAACCTTAATCTTGACTTTGTTTTTCAGATACTTGAGATCTTTAATTGAAAACGGTTATGTTTATATTGCGCAGCCTCCTTTGTATCTCTTGAAAAAGGGAAAAGATGAACGATACGCTTATAATGAAGATGATAGGAAGACTATCACCAAGGATATGGTTGGGGATTCAGGAAAAGAAGATAGCATCAACTTACAGCGTTACAAAGGTCTTGGAGAAATGAACCCTGAGCAACTTTGGACGACGACTATGGATCCAAATACAAGAACGCTAAAGCAGGTAACTATCGATTCAGCTGCCGAAGCGGATCATTTGTTCAGCATGTTGATGGGAGATGAAGTTCCGCCAAGAAGAGATTTTATTGAGAAAAATGCCAAATACGCAAAAATTGATACCTAA
- the ppk1 gene encoding polyphosphate kinase 1 — MNITAKDKFESIIDSSDLVSRDLSWLKFNERVFDQSKKENRSIFEKLKFLAITASNLDEFFMIRVGSLYNYLDYDKERVDYSGLREEPFKMKLMLECQDFHKKSQEHFQKVLLPSMANSGFVLSNVKNLSEDEQDYIKSYFNKAIYPMLTPMVYDGYRTFPILMNKLLVFGVVTLAPGEKKENRKLSFVQIPANIPRFFEIEREDVVLYIPIEEVIRENLISLFRNVNIESVNLFRITRNGDFTLEESEDMDANFLEEVKRKLNERKTGRVVRIEIEEGYSKWMINLLKERWNIQDDSIFKVEKRSMLDFTGLWQVIGNKRFKDRLPQMPSPVHPLSYPEEGTEDIFQVLKNRDILLHHPYNNIDPILDLIEKAAEDQNVMAIKMTIYRLASDSRITKALLRAAENGKHVSVLFEVKARFDEENNIREAKKLQKAGCFVIYGISNLKTHTKLMLIVKKDENKITRYVHLGTGNYNEDTARLYTDIGLLTTNEVIANDVSEFFNVITGHSMPDTYESLITAPRDMRNQLIEYIEQESENARNGLPSGVFIKVNSLEDSEIIYALYRASQAGVPIKLIIRGICCLRPGRKGLSENIEVISIVGEFLEHSRIYHFHNTGKTRTYAGSADMMVRSFDKRLESLFKVDAPLLEKQLMNILSYNLKDNVNAYKMLEDGTYVSKIPQADEEEFNIHKEFFNLNVDNVMKVKLIE; from the coding sequence ATGAATATCACAGCAAAAGATAAATTTGAAAGCATTATAGATTCCAGCGACTTAGTGAGTAGAGACTTGAGTTGGCTGAAGTTTAATGAGCGCGTGTTTGATCAATCCAAAAAGGAAAACCGATCCATTTTTGAGAAATTGAAGTTTTTGGCAATTACCGCATCCAATCTTGATGAGTTTTTTATGATTCGAGTTGGGTCATTGTACAATTACCTTGATTATGATAAAGAGAGGGTCGATTATTCAGGTTTGAGAGAAGAGCCTTTCAAGATGAAATTGATGCTTGAGTGTCAAGATTTTCATAAAAAGTCGCAAGAGCATTTCCAAAAAGTACTTTTGCCAAGTATGGCAAATTCAGGGTTTGTCTTGAGTAATGTCAAAAATTTGTCAGAGGACGAACAAGATTACATCAAGTCCTACTTCAACAAGGCAATCTACCCGATGCTGACACCGATGGTGTATGATGGCTACAGGACTTTTCCTATTTTGATGAATAAACTCCTTGTATTTGGAGTAGTGACTTTGGCACCTGGCGAGAAAAAAGAAAATCGAAAACTTTCTTTTGTTCAGATTCCTGCGAATATTCCAAGATTTTTTGAAATTGAAAGAGAGGATGTTGTGCTTTACATACCTATTGAAGAGGTAATTAGAGAAAATTTGATTTCTCTATTTAGAAATGTAAATATTGAATCAGTCAATTTGTTCCGAATTACTAGGAATGGAGATTTCACTCTGGAAGAAAGTGAGGATATGGACGCGAACTTCCTTGAGGAAGTCAAAAGAAAGCTGAATGAAAGAAAAACAGGTAGAGTAGTCCGAATTGAAATTGAAGAAGGATATAGCAAATGGATGATCAATTTGCTCAAAGAGCGTTGGAATATACAAGATGATAGTATTTTCAAAGTGGAAAAAAGAAGTATGCTTGACTTTACAGGTCTCTGGCAAGTAATTGGAAATAAGCGATTCAAAGATCGGCTTCCCCAAATGCCCTCTCCTGTACATCCACTTTCTTATCCTGAAGAGGGTACGGAAGATATTTTTCAGGTTTTAAAAAATAGGGATATTCTGCTTCACCATCCTTACAATAATATTGATCCAATTTTGGATTTGATTGAAAAAGCGGCTGAAGATCAAAATGTCATGGCTATAAAAATGACAATTTATAGACTTGCTAGTGATTCAAGAATTACCAAAGCCTTATTAAGAGCTGCTGAAAATGGAAAGCACGTTTCCGTTCTTTTTGAGGTAAAAGCTAGGTTTGATGAAGAAAATAATATTCGAGAAGCCAAAAAACTCCAAAAAGCAGGTTGTTTTGTCATTTATGGTATTTCAAATTTGAAAACACATACCAAATTGATGTTGATCGTCAAAAAGGATGAAAATAAAATTACAAGATATGTTCATTTGGGAACGGGTAATTATAATGAAGATACCGCACGTTTATACACTGATATTGGGTTATTGACTACCAATGAGGTGATCGCAAATGATGTATCTGAATTCTTTAATGTAATTACAGGACATTCAATGCCTGATACCTATGAAAGTTTGATTACTGCTCCTAGAGATATGCGTAATCAGCTGATTGAGTATATTGAACAAGAGTCAGAAAATGCTAGGAATGGATTGCCAAGTGGCGTGTTTATCAAGGTAAACTCTTTAGAAGATTCAGAAATTATCTATGCACTGTATCGAGCTTCTCAAGCAGGAGTTCCTATTAAATTGATCATTAGAGGGATTTGTTGTTTAAGGCCAGGAAGGAAGGGCTTGAGTGAAAATATTGAAGTAATTTCTATAGTGGGTGAATTTTTAGAGCATTCTAGAATTTATCATTTTCATAATACTGGAAAAACCAGAACTTATGCCGGAAGTGCAGATATGATGGTCAGAAGTTTTGACAAAAGATTGGAGTCTTTGTTTAAAGTTGATGCTCCTCTTTTAGAAAAGCAATTGATGAATATTCTTTCGTATAATTTAAAAGATAATGTCAACGCTTACAAGATGCTAGAAGATGGAACTTATGTTTCAAAAATTCCGCAAGCAGATGAAGAGGAGTTTAATATTCATAAAGAATTCTTCAATTTAAATGTCGATAATGTAATGAAAGTCAAATTGATTGAATAA
- a CDS encoding Ppx/GppA phosphatase family protein, whose protein sequence is MKLAAVDIGSNAIRLQITNVTHYEGKVTFKKIEYLRFPLRLGMDVFHVQKISDKNRRKFVKLMKAFKLLIDLYEVDDYMVCATSAMRESTNGKDIVEEVRQDIGLKIQVIDGNREAELINLALWSYIDEKSYLHIDVGGGSTELNIYINKEKVASKSFKIGSVRALDDKIPNSVWNSMSKFISENVTKKDKITCIGTGGNINKIFELSKPSKSKRFLDYSKIEEIQAYIASFSYEDRINKLNLNPDRADVILPASRIYLAAMAAAASKKMIVPDVGLKDGLMNVLYERNKIKK, encoded by the coding sequence TTGAAATTAGCCGCCGTAGATATTGGCTCGAATGCCATCAGATTACAAATCACCAACGTTACACATTACGAAGGAAAAGTCACTTTTAAAAAAATCGAATATTTAAGGTTCCCGCTTAGATTGGGAATGGATGTTTTTCATGTACAGAAAATCAGCGACAAAAACAGAAGAAAGTTTGTCAAGTTGATGAAAGCATTCAAGCTTTTGATCGATTTGTATGAAGTTGATGATTACATGGTCTGCGCCACCTCTGCCATGCGTGAATCTACCAATGGCAAGGACATAGTAGAAGAAGTCAGACAAGATATCGGTCTTAAAATTCAAGTAATAGATGGAAATAGAGAGGCTGAGTTGATCAACCTAGCATTGTGGTCTTATATTGACGAAAAATCATATTTACATATTGATGTTGGTGGTGGTAGTACTGAGTTGAATATCTACATCAACAAAGAAAAAGTAGCTTCAAAGTCATTTAAAATTGGCTCTGTTAGAGCTTTGGATGACAAAATACCCAACTCAGTTTGGAATAGCATGAGCAAATTTATAAGTGAAAATGTAACCAAAAAAGATAAAATCACTTGTATTGGTACTGGTGGCAACATCAATAAAATCTTTGAACTATCTAAACCTAGCAAGAGCAAAAGATTTTTGGATTATAGCAAAATAGAAGAAATTCAAGCTTATATAGCCTCGTTTTCTTACGAAGATAGAATTAACAAATTGAACCTTAATCCTGATAGAGCAGATGTAATACTTCCAGCAAGTCGAATTTATCTTGCTGCAATGGCTGCTGCTGCATCAAAAAAAATGATCGTACCTGATGTGGGATTGAAGGATGGTTTGATGAATGTGCTCTATGAGAGAAATAAAATCAAAAAATGA